The stretch of DNA TGattctttgtcatttcctttgtgaGAGTCATCAGTCTAAGATCAACCTTCACCTGCTCTACATGCAGAATTCCAGATTGAACTTGGATTAAACTTTCACTTTATGAACAGCATAGCTGTACATGGCTTGCAACATTCACGCAAGCCATTCATCTACACACCATTCTCCCCACAACCAACGAACTGCACAGTGTGGTGCTTTGTTAAAAGCATTTTTCAGGTCGACAAATGCTTGTTAAAGTGGTTTGCTTGTGGCTAAGCACTTCTGTAACTTTACCTCATTAAAAATAGAGCAATGGTTGGTGATACTCATGTGCAGTGGCATACTGGCAAGTAGGCCCCTGCGCCATTGAAATCCATATATGAAGACCCATCCCCttaagtttgagaatttttttattacactcctggaagaatgcattaattatttcagcctggctgtgtttgtagacagttgaaaagaatacttttaacaacaaaaaaacaaaaattaaatgatagcattgttgtTGTGGGTGCCCCCCCCCCTTAGTCttctggcaaccaatatttttagacccagtccgtcACTGCTCATATGTTGCACAAACTTCAGACAACATCTCAGCTAAGctaattttcttcctaattaaCTGTGCTATAACTCCTCCTTACTTCTTTCATAAATTGATTTCCATCAAGCTAACAcctctgttgttgctgctttctCAATCAGTTTTGTCTTTAGCAGTTGTTCTTGATGATACTCTGCTAGTCCTTAGGAAAAACGCCTCTCTGTCCTACCTGATCGACAATATGAataatgagtgtgtgtctttatcaaatattttcaatatcttgACAATTAACCTCAGGATTCTGCTGTTTTCTCTACCTTTCATATCCTTAatgtattttttctattgttGTAATCCACCTTAATAGGCAGTTCTTCTTTTGAGTCTCCTTCGGGGTAGTCCGTCCCTCTTTCTTCTATATATTCTCTTCATAGTAGTATTTCTATGCCTCTTTCTTCTCACCAGCAGTGGGAATGAGTGTACCActatcatatacatgcatatagacctACAAttgatatacatgtgcatatgtttatacacacatgcacacatacaaacatacaattatatatagacatttggattttttaaatttcagctcCTTGCTCAAGCAGCAAAAAATTTTGCTTTCCAAGAAAACACCATCAACAATTCTTTAGAGGTAAGTTGTAGATGTAATACTTCTATATAATACaacattatttgttgttgtttcatattACACCCACCAGTTTCAACTgaatgtatacattacatatttacgtatttaGCTGATTAAAAGTTATTATTAATTAGATTACAGTTTTTTGGACTATTAACCTCTCTTGCCTTTAGAGATGAACATTGTTACAATCAGTTTGACATCTGATCTGTATCAAGTTTCTTACTCCTGAATGTGTACATGGTACAAGACTGGATTCAAACTAGTATCCTTTATTTGGTCTAAAGGGAAAGGAAAGTTTTTGTTAACAACTTTTATAAACTCTCCAAGACTAGTGAGATAGGAATGGTCAATGTTCTTTCCAAAATGTTGCAAGTGAATAGCTGCAGAGAATTCCGAATTGCCAACATCCTGATGCACATAATGGGTAGTATTGAATGAATATTGGGGATGAGAGGAGGAAAGAACCAACTGAATTGTTGTGTAGATGTACACTTACTGCAAGACATCTTGTCTAATGCTTTAACAGTTCCACCAATCCCTGGCTTGATACTTTTTTAATTATCTACGAAATGATGGAAATTGaccttgtcggaatttgaactcagaacaaagaaagTTAGAATAAACACCAATATATTTCTAGTATTTATTGATGTTATAAACAATTCAGTTGCAGAAACTCAGTGGGACCAAACTAAATACTATAATATAACAAACCTGATGCTGCTAAATATCACAGAACAATAGGATGTATCGTAGAAATATATCACAAAGTAATATTCTAATGCCTCTTCCAATTTGCCATCTAATGACAACAGTACTGATGATTAAGTAGAACTGACTAAATTTGTTATTGCATGTAGTTTATTATTGCAGTTTTATGACTCCAAATTCTAGTTGATTAAAGGTAAGCTATACTTGTccttatcatctttattatttataatagtcATTTTCCATGCTCCCTTATAATGTAAATGGAAATGTTTATAATACCTTGAATACCTTTTGAACAGTTTTAATTTTGGGGTGTGAAATATATGAGAGAAATTTCCATTCCTGGACAATCTTAGTTACATTCTGCACAGGTAAATCAAGGTCTGTAAAAGTAAATGATGATTAATAAATGTGGAATGTAGCTCACAAATTATAGAGGGACAAGACTAAATGTAGTCAGGGACATAGTCCAGTCCTTTTGCCATTTTCTAACAAGGCTATATAAACCACTGCACCTTCCAGTTGAGATAACATAAGCAACTAATGAACACAACTAGGATTACAGAGATACATAATTTTAACATGATTAATAACTTCTTAGTGTGTGAATTATTTAGGAAGTGTTTTACTTTCTGAAGAATTCATAAATTTTTCTACGTTCTTGTGCAGCAGAGTacaattttttatatttgattagcAGTTTTCGGATGTTATATTATTACTTAGCAATTCACTTGCAACTTCAGCAAGCACTATAACAGCTATTCTTCactgatgaggtcagaataagaCTGAATTATTTCCAGAGTTGTCTTCCATGCTTACTTGAACAATGAAGATACAATTAATCACTGACTAACATTGTTTATTCAGtactaattatttatttctcGTAAGCTTTTTGATACTTCATAAATTAAGCATTAACTTAACTTTTTTTCATCAATAACCTTACaaagtaaagagagaaaatacTGTTCCTTCAGTGTGGTATTTTATCAGAACCGAAATGCTATTGACttcgttttgtcttttttctttctcacatttaACATGTTTTGATTCTCCTTGCAGACATTAAAGAAAATGGACATGATAAAATCTCAACTTGAATTTCAGTAAGTTTTTGTTAACATCTCCTCATTCAACAACTCCTCATTCAACAACAGCCTCTGATGGTTAGCTGGTAAGGGAGAGAGTGCATGTGATGGTTAATCATAGAAATGGCTGATGACAAGAGATTGTGATGGCTGTGCCTGGGAGAAGGAGTGATGGGTAGCCATAAAGAAGGGTAAGATCCCGGCAAAAGAGAATTTAGATTCAATAATCCAGATGGCAATAGATGTCAATAAAAGAGTGATCTGTAAAAGAAGGAATGTTGGATTATAATGATAAGAGTGGTGGCAATGTCAGCTAAAACAAACAATGATAACACTTAGACTTTGCAATGTAATTTTGGCAAAGCTTTGCAAGTGAGACCATGCTGTAGAAATAAGTCCATCAGGGAGATGAGGGGGGGGGGCTACCATTTGCAAGAATTTTGAAGTTTTAAGATTTTGTTGGTTCATGCTCAGGGATGGAGTAGTTTAAGACTATTCCTTTGATATGTatagcagcacacacacacacacacacacacattgatttctTTGATGATAGTGTATTAACCTGAATCTATTTGCTTTTCCTTTCAGGTTTGCAGCTGTAGAACGTAGGTAAGTTTAGTGCCAAAGAATTTTCTGTTTCAATAAAACTAACATTAAATTCTATTTTGGTTGGGAAAGATGAGTTggttttatataaaagaaatttattgatcTATAAcctatttcaattaaaatttgaattattgaTAGATCTGCAGATCTATCTCTATGATGTACTCTTTaccttaaataaaatatttcaaatattcatgaGTATGGAACCTATCAGCTTTatctatttgtaatttatttataccATGCTTAGGATCAGGGAATTACTCTTCTTGTCATCACCTAtagtgcttctctctctctttctctctctctctctctttctctctctctctctctctctctctctcatggtacaaaaagaaaacatatgtgagtgttgtaatgaatgtatatatgtatgtgtcatccTACTGAACTCTACAcagtttttctctttccattttttttttttgttattctctcttcattttttcctcttattcctttctgtcaaagagcNNNNNNNNNNNNNNNNNNNNNNNNNNNNNNNNNNNNNNNNNNNNNNNNNNNNNNNNNNNNNNNNNNNNNNNNNNNNNNNNNNNNNNNNNNNNNNNNNNNNNNNNNNNNNNNNNNNNNNNNNNNNNNNNNNNNNNNNNNNNNNNNNNNNNNNNNNNNNNNNNNNNNNNNNNNNNNNNNNNNNNNNNNNNNNNNNNNNNctatatatatatatatatatatatatatatatacacttgtttatTTTTGACCAATTCATTTTGAATTATCTTATATATACTGGAGGGAAGGTAGAGAACAGTAGGTGACAACTGCAGAGATTGGGCAGGGTTGACAGGTAGATTTAGTGAATGGTGGATAAGGACTGGTGGGGAGTGATAAATGATACACATGGGTGGCAGGGAGGTTGGGAAGAGTAGAAGATAGACTGACCATGCAGAAAAGGGTGGGTGGGTGAAGAGCAGCAACATATTAAGGAGAAGgatgagaaagagtgaaagagagagagcaagtgtaTGTAGTTTGGTAGGTTGCAAGAGTCAGAGTAGAGACAGGCAAGTGTAGCATGTGGAAAAAGTGAGAGATGCATGGTGGTAACAAAGGATAATTTGATTGCATAGAAGGGTGATCACTGAAAAATGTGTGTGGAGAGGGAGAGCATTAAGAATGAAGGATGGATTGCCTTTTATCTTGTTacacaatcaataaaataagtactggttgtgTAATACATTAAGGATAATCTAGTCAGCTCTATTCCTTCCTCTATAAACTTGATGTGTTTTTACCAAATATTGGAAATCCTTtgtgttgtatttcttttttatttacttttttcttctttgtccaGCACTGTGACATTGGATGACATTCAAGATCAGCTAAAAACTATTCAAAGATGACACAGCTTATCCTATAGTCAAATCTTCCTTAGAAAAACAACCAGACTCCACAANNNNNNNNNNNNNNNNNNNNNNNNNNNNNNNNNNNNNNNNNNNNNNNNNNNNNNNNNNNNNNNNNNNNNNNNNNNNNNNNNNNNNNNNNNNNNNNNNNNNNNNNNNNNNNNNNNNNNNNNNNNNNNNNNNNNNNNNNNNNNNNNNNNNNNNNNNNNNNNNNNNNNNNNNNNNNNNNNNNNNNNNNNNNNNNNNNNNNNNNNNNNNNNNNNNNNNNNNNNNNNNNNNNNNNNNNNNNNNNNNNNNNNNNNNNNNNNNNNNNNNNNNNNNNNNNNNNNNNNNNNNNNNNNNNNNNNNNNNNNNNNNNNNNNNNNNNNNNNNNNNNNNNNNNNNNNNNNNNNNNNNNNNNNNNNNNNNNNNNNNNNNNNNNNNNNNNNNNNNNNNNNNNNNNNNNNNNNNNNNNNNNNNNNNNNNNNNNNNNNNNNNNNNNNNNNNNNNNNNNNNNNNNNNNNNNNNNNNNNNNNNNNNNNNNNNNNNNNNNNNNNNNNNNNNNNNNNNNNNNNNNNNNNNNNNNNNNNNNNNNNNNNNNNNNNNNNNNNNNNNNNNNNNNNNNNNNNNNNNNNNNNNNNNNNNNNNNNNNNNNNNNNNNNNNNNNNNNNNNNNNNNNNNNNNNNNNNNNNNNNNNNNNNNNNNNNNNNNNNNNNNNNNNNNNNNNNNNNNNNNNNtatatatatatatatatatatatatatatatatgcatgtgtgtgcgtatgtgtgtacacacacacacattcatataaatactcatatatatatatatatatatatgtatatacagataataaAACAGAGTAAAACTGAATGTAACCAAATATAAATAACTGATGCGTAAGTCCAGAGAATTACCCCCTAATATTGACTTCTACATtgaataacaaaagacaaattaaaaataagaaaagtggTGTGGCTACCTTTAGTAACCATGTATTTTAGCAGACTTTGAGTACAACAAACGTGTCATTAGTGTTGTTAATGCCAAGCAGAAgtgttcctcctcctccacagAGTGGAGGAAGGAGAAAATGTTAAAGatcaaaacataaatacataaaacaaattataaataggCATAGAatccaataaataaatgaataatattaatagcattgtacaaacacacacatacacatttatatatgggaatgtatatttatatatatatatatttatttatttatttatatacatacataaatatatatacacatacatttatataaatatatatatatacacacacatattcatacatatatatatatatgtatatatatatatacacgcacatacactcacacacacctatagatatagatagatatatatgtaagtgtgtgagtgtatatattttcattttattttatctagtttcagctcatgagctgtggccatgctggggccacacacacacatatatatatatatatatatatatattgaattgtcAGTAGCTCATATATCTGAGAAAGAAGCACACACTCTAAAGCATGGgagcagtaatgtattttttAGGAAGATGACAGTTCgcacctataaagcacttagtAGCAATATAGATGACTTGTCGGACTGAAATGGCTGAAGGCCTTCAAGCCATTTCAGTCTGATGAATCAcctatactgctaagcactttataggtatgaaaccaatggtcactctatgactggctataactttatatatatatatatatactagcagccaAACCCAGTTTCACCTggcctgtttggatgatgtggctgtgatcgttttcggttaggcataatctataacagcgtttctcaatcttatcatttcgggtcccctgttttgattggagcctctagctgtatgaagatttcatcactccctgtcagaaaatggcttcaggagttgtgaagaaagaatttttattacatacacgcatacatgcatgcacacacacatacatgtatgtatgtgaattgtTGAATTTTAAAAGAGTTATGCTTTTCCTGATTCACACTTCAATGACTGAGAAAGATATGAAAACCACAAACCATATTTCCTGCTCTTTTATTTCATAAGCTCCTGCTCTTGATGAATAACACAGGTGTCAAGAATATAAAACTATTGGCACTTGCTCAAATGCTCtgagcatatcatcatcatcatcatcatttttatgacCACTTTTCATGGGTTGGATAGTTACAGAGGATTCAATGGGTCAAAGGATCAGGTCTTGTCCCAGTCTCTCAGTTTATGCATAGTTTCTCTGGGTGGATTCCTGTCCTAGTACAAACCAGCACAACTTGTGAGATTATCTTGtaacttgcgtgtgtgtgtgtattgtctgtgttctttttctgtcttgtaaCTTACttggcaacttcactagtgctgttggcatgaaaaaagcacccagcacacactagaaagtggttggcattatgaagcagatccagctgaagaaaccaagccaaagctgaCATCGGGACTTCGTGCAGCCCTGCAGTTCGCCagatccagtcaaaccatccagcatggaaaataggcgttaaataatgatcatgatgacgacgacggcgatggtATTTACatggatgtatctatctatctatctacctacctacttaccaatctatctatctatctatctatctatctatctatctatctttctatctatctataactaaatatatttataaatatcttctGAAAATTTGACAggtatgttaaatttttgatattGACAAAACTCATTAACCTGTAACTACAGAACGCTGCTTATCTTAACTTTGCTTCTATTATGCATCATTCACATTTAAGAAGCATAATAAGAATATAAACCGATCCAGTACCGATGCGACATCAGACCACGAAAGACGAAGGAAGTCGACCGCCATGGGATTCGAACTCAGCGCGTAAAGAGCCGTAACTAAATGTTAGACATTGTtataaaagcacaaggcctaagGATCTTCTtagctgagagagggagaggaggaataAGATTATGTGACGTTCATGCTTCTCTAAAAACATAAGCAAAATTGTTACAATCAAAAATCGAAGCCAAAGAAACCAGTCTCGAAATCAGGCTCGCGCGCgcacgctcatatacacacaaacactacacacattatgtgcacatacacacacacacacatatatatatttatatatacacacagctgtaCATGTGCCTGTGTAGAGACACTTCTAGATTcgcatgaaaacaaataaaaaaaacaaacaaatcaataaataaacaattatattgaCGTCACAGgttttgatgtttatattttcGCAGAGAATGATGACGTAAAGACAGCAATAAACTGAACCACAACAACTCTCGACATTAAGGTAGGCATCGCCGATGTCTTGATAGTCTTCTCTCGTCTTTAATCATGGACCAGCCTGAAGTATTGACCTGACTAATTAATACCAATTAATTAAACGGAGTAAAATTACAATCACCATANNNNNNNNNNNNNNNNNNNNNNNNNNNNNNNNNNNNNNNNNNNNNNNNNNNNNNNNNNNNNNNNNNNNNNNNNNNNNNNNNNNNNNNNNNNNNNNNNNNNNNNNNNNNNNNNNNNNNNNNNNNNNNNNNNNNNNNNNNNNNNNNNNNNNNNNNNNNNNNNNNNNNNNNNNNNNNNNNNNNNNNNNNNNNNNNNNNNNNNNNNNNNNNNNNNNNNNNNNNNNatatatatatatatatatatagtaatacggACGGATAATGCAAACCGGGTATTGCAATAACATTGGGTATAAGTAGAAATAGTAAACAGTAATACGAGTCTTTATTGGTAGACGATTGAATTCAGTTCGAACGTAATTAAAGTAGTTAAAAATTGATTTCTTGAATGAGCGTGAATTGTTTTCTGTTGAGTATCTA from Octopus bimaculoides isolate UCB-OBI-ISO-001 chromosome 14, ASM119413v2, whole genome shotgun sequence encodes:
- the LOC106868548 gene encoding BLOC-1-related complex subunit 7, whose translation is MASANWNQETKSRLNDKISGNMNDLGSLARQIVRGSHSSELLAQAAKNFAFQENTINNSLETLKKMDMIKSQLEFQFAAVERSTVTLDDIQDQLKTIQR